The following proteins are co-located in the Solanum pennellii chromosome 1, SPENNV200 genome:
- the LOC107008370 gene encoding DUF21 domain-containing protein At4g14240-like, whose product MQLLNAVEIARMAMRAPNSLSAEIEFGTVTWFVYAGISCFLVLFAGIMSGLTLGLMSLGLVELEILQRSGTPLEKKQAATIFPVVQKQHQLLVTLLLCNAASMEALPIYLDKIFNQYVAIILSVTFVLAFGEVIPQAICTRYGLAVGASLVWLVRVLMVICYPIAYPIGKILDCVLGHNEVLFRRAQLKALVSIHSQEAGKGGELTHDETTIISGALDLTEKTAEEAMTPIESTFSLDVNSKLDWEAMGKVLARGHSRVPVYSGNPKNIIGLLLVKSLLTVRPETETPVSSVSIRRIPRVPADMPLYDILNEFQKGSSHMAAVVKIKGKSKKPPLVIEEENSQDVAVTGESSLLTIPRLKAKNDKSDSVVVDIEKVTVPAAVNSPTSGDSLTNALTQSSDDIEDGEVIGIITLEDVFEELLQEEIVDETDEYVDVHRRIRVAAAAAASVVARAPSIRRLTAQKAAGSQNKEGHSPKKSSEDLSTSRRIQGSLREPLLENKR is encoded by the exons ATGCAGCTGTTAAATGCAGTGGAAATAGCTAGAATGGCTATGAGGGCACCTAATTCTTTAAGTGCAGAAATTGAATTTGGGACTGTTACATGGTTTGTATATGCTGGGATCTCATGTTTCTTGGTACTATTTGCTGGAATTATGTCTGGTTTAACATTGGGTCTTATGTCTTTGGGGCTTGTTGAACTTGAGATCCTTCAACGTAGTGGAACCCCTCTTGAGAAAAAACAAGCAg CTACAATATTTCCTGTTGTTCAGAAGCAACACCAGCTTCTTGTGACCCTCCTTCTATGCAACGCTGCTTCGATGGAG GCACTACCTATATACCTGGACAAAATTTTCAACCAATATGTGGCCATTATACTATCAGTAACTTTTGTTTTGGCATTTGGAGAG GTTATTCCTCAAGCCATATGCACCAGATATGGACTTGCCGTAGGTGCAAGCCTTGTCTGGCTTGTTCGTGTTCTGATGGTTATATGCTACCCAATTGCTTACCCTATAGGAAAG ATTCTGGACTGCGTGTTGGGACACAATGAAGTACTATTCAGACGTGCTCAGCTGAAAGCCCTTGTTTCTATTCACAGCCAAGAG GCTGGCAAGGGAGGTGAACTTACACATGATGAGACAACAATCATTAGCGGAGCACTGGATTTGACTGAGAAG ACTGCTGAGGAGGCAATGACGCCCATTGAGTCAACATTTTCATTGGATGTCAATTCAAAGCTGGACTG GGAGGCAATGGGAAAAGTTCTTGCTAGGGGTCATAGCAGAGTTCCTGTGTACTCTGGCaatccaaaaaatattattggtcTACTTTTG GTAAAAAGTCTTCTTACAGTGCGGCCGGAAACAGAGACGCCAGTTAGTTCTGTTTCAATTCGAAGAATTCCACG AGTTCCTGCTGATATGCCGTTGTATGACATACTAAATGAGTTCCAAAAGGGTAGCAGTCATATGGCTGCAGTAGTGAAGATTAAAGGAAAAAGCAAAAAACCTCCCTTGGTCATTGAGGAAGAGAATTCTCAGGATGTTGCAGTCACTGGTGAAAGTTCTCTATTAACTATACCTCGCTTGAAAGCAAAGAATGATAAATCAGATAGCGTTGTTGTTGATATTGAAAAAGTTACAGTACCAGCAGCGGTAAACTCACCGACATCTGGTGACTCACTGACAAATGCATTGACTCAGTCATCAGATGATATTGAGGATGGAGAAGTAATAGGTATTATCACATTGGAAGATGTATTCGAAGAACTTTTACAG GAGGAAATAGTAGACGAGACCGATGAGTATGTTGACGTACATAGAAG GATACGCGTGGCTGCTGCAGCAGCTGCTTCAGTTGTGGCAAGAGCTCCATCGATTCGTAGATTAACAGCCCAAAAGGCAGCT GGAAGCCAAAATAAGGAAGGACATAGCCCCAAGAAGTCCAGTGAGGACCTTTCTACCTCAAGAAGAATACAAGGGAGTCTAAGAGAGCCTCTCCTTGAGAACAAGAGATAA